A part of Streptomyces sp. DSM 40750 genomic DNA contains:
- a CDS encoding phosphatase PAP2 family protein, translating into MVLWGTVGVTAIGFLVALEVAARHYGLPGPITNQAREVIFAPTSGPLLYASMALTMVVLTWRQRFIAAAVAIGIDVAFFLVRWAVDARMMFGNGALWVILGCAVIALTRRTGRERVLLLKGVGLGLLLVAGRKTGDTWLLITSKTHPAVLDPYLATADHALGNPSWLVGRMVRAAGPVGAHLLDWVYVQLAVAAVVVALYQLRHVAVEHRFPRHHLVRTFLVIGLVGPAIYMVFPVVGPVFAYGTGAFGTGGEHWAAANLWPHTPPPISTPHPMPYDEITPRNCMPSLHTAWATAIFIHSRNGPRVLRYAGTFWLIATLGATLGFGYHYGVDLIAGVVFTLTIETALRTFDRGWDRSGIRLVAYGATVFVALLLAYRHLPMEMARHPWVFGPLLLLVMASVAYGYVRTDRLWARTAARERQPERREERQPEPV; encoded by the coding sequence GTGGTGCTGTGGGGCACGGTGGGTGTGACGGCCATCGGATTCCTTGTCGCCCTGGAGGTCGCGGCACGTCACTACGGCCTGCCGGGGCCGATCACCAACCAGGCGCGAGAGGTGATATTCGCCCCCACATCAGGGCCGTTGCTGTACGCCAGCATGGCGCTGACGATGGTGGTGCTCACCTGGCGGCAACGGTTTATCGCGGCTGCTGTCGCGATCGGTATCGACGTCGCCTTCTTCCTGGTGCGGTGGGCGGTCGACGCCAGGATGATGTTCGGCAACGGCGCGTTGTGGGTGATTCTGGGCTGTGCGGTCATCGCTCTCACGCGCCGCACCGGCCGGGAACGCGTCCTGCTGCTGAAGGGCGTCGGGCTGGGCCTGCTGCTGGTGGCCGGCCGCAAGACCGGCGACACCTGGCTGCTCATCACCTCGAAGACCCACCCGGCGGTGCTGGACCCGTACTTGGCGACCGCCGATCACGCGCTGGGCAACCCGTCGTGGCTGGTGGGCCGGATGGTCAGGGCCGCCGGTCCGGTCGGCGCCCACCTTCTCGACTGGGTCTACGTCCAGCTCGCGGTGGCCGCGGTAGTCGTCGCGCTCTACCAGCTGCGTCACGTCGCGGTCGAGCACCGCTTCCCGCGCCATCATCTGGTGCGCACCTTCCTGGTGATCGGCCTCGTCGGGCCGGCCATCTACATGGTCTTCCCGGTGGTCGGACCGGTCTTCGCCTACGGCACCGGCGCCTTCGGCACGGGCGGCGAGCACTGGGCGGCGGCCAACCTGTGGCCCCACACGCCGCCGCCGATCAGTACCCCGCACCCGATGCCGTACGACGAGATCACCCCACGCAACTGCATGCCCAGCCTGCATACGGCGTGGGCCACCGCGATCTTCATCCACTCCCGCAACGGCCCACGGGTCCTGCGCTACGCAGGAACGTTTTGGCTCATTGCCACGCTCGGCGCGACGCTGGGATTCGGCTATCACTACGGCGTGGATCTCATCGCCGGTGTGGTGTTCACGCTCACGATCGAGACGGCTCTACGAACGTTCGACCGTGGCTGGGACCGGTCGGGAATCCGGCTGGTCGCCTACGGAGCGACGGTGTTCGTCGCGCTCCTGCTGGCGTATCGCCATCTTCCGATGGAGATGGCCCGACACCCCTGGGTGTTCGGACCGCTTCTCCTTCTGGTGATGGCCTCGGTGGCCTACGGCTACGTACGGACCGACCGACTGTGGGCACGGACGGCCGCACGGGAGCGACAACCGGAACGACGAGAGGAACGGCAACCCGAACCGGTGTGA
- a CDS encoding acyltransferase family protein, which translates to MDRGKTNTEPEPEPEPEPSRTPAPRRRELDLLRALVVLGLVFFHAALVFSPDDDFYVKNRDTTDVVTVLAGLGVIWAMPMLFLVAGLGARFSIRRRGPARERALRLGVPLVFASLALNPLPQWLRLRAADPAYDEPYWRFWPRFLTVHLDFDDFPFLLDGRYFETGHLWFVVLLVAFCLLLVPVAAPLATGADRAGPVVARHPALLLLPAVPLALINALLGMEEDFAGWNRWAYLLFFLCGYALADDPRVRAALRRAAVPVGVLGLVLFAGTAPGFMAAGDGDDPFTAWTSLALVTRGLFGAAGWCWVLAILGLLDRPRPRPSEPGQPSGRRRQLWAYLALAAMPLYVLHQPVVVAFAYGVVGWSAPIVVKYVTIVAGSLVVILVAYEYGVRRIRVSRFLFGMRPQRRDERGPAGV; encoded by the coding sequence ATGGACCGGGGGAAAACGAACACCGAGCCTGAGCCTGAGCCTGAGCCCGAGCCGTCGAGGACGCCCGCTCCTCGGCGTCGCGAACTGGACCTGCTGCGCGCCCTCGTCGTGCTCGGCCTGGTCTTCTTCCATGCCGCGCTCGTCTTCTCGCCGGACGACGACTTCTACGTCAAGAACCGGGACACGACCGACGTCGTCACCGTGCTGGCCGGCCTCGGCGTGATCTGGGCGATGCCCATGCTGTTCCTCGTCGCGGGCCTCGGCGCCCGCTTCTCGATCCGCCGCCGCGGCCCCGCCCGCGAACGCGCGCTGCGCCTGGGCGTCCCGCTCGTCTTCGCCTCGCTCGCCCTCAATCCCCTCCCGCAATGGCTGCGGCTACGGGCCGCGGACCCCGCGTACGACGAGCCGTACTGGCGCTTCTGGCCCCGCTTCCTCACCGTCCACCTGGACTTCGACGACTTCCCCTTCCTCCTCGACGGCCGCTACTTCGAGACGGGCCACCTGTGGTTCGTCGTCCTGCTCGTCGCGTTCTGCCTGCTCCTCGTACCGGTCGCGGCGCCGCTCGCGACGGGCGCCGACCGAGCGGGGCCGGTGGTGGCCCGCCACCCCGCCCTGCTCCTGCTCCCGGCGGTGCCGTTGGCCCTGATCAACGCGCTGCTCGGCATGGAGGAGGATTTCGCCGGCTGGAACCGTTGGGCCTACCTGCTGTTCTTCCTCTGCGGTTACGCGCTGGCCGACGACCCCCGCGTCCGCGCCGCCCTCCGCCGCGCCGCCGTACCGGTCGGCGTGCTCGGCCTGGTCCTCTTCGCGGGGACCGCGCCCGGGTTCATGGCGGCGGGGGACGGCGACGATCCGTTCACCGCGTGGACGTCGCTCGCACTGGTCACCCGGGGGCTGTTCGGGGCGGCGGGTTGGTGCTGGGTGCTGGCCATCCTGGGCCTGCTGGACCGGCCCCGGCCCCGGCCCAGTGAACCGGGGCAGCCCTCGGGGCGGCGCCGACAGCTGTGGGCATACCTCGCCCTCGCCGCGATGCCGTTGTACGTCCTTCACCAGCCGGTCGTGGTCGCCTTCGCGTACGGCGTGGTGGGCTGGTCCGCGCCGATCGTCGTCAAGTACGTGACGATCGTGGCCGGTTCGCTGGTGGTGATCCTCGTGGCGTACGAGTACGGGGTACGGCGGATCCGGGTGTCACGCTTCCTGTTCGGGATGCGGCCTCAG
- a CDS encoding endonuclease I family protein: protein MPAARIRSWKTVALATSAVLVGLVLPTATATPASATTTAYDSTYYKNAIGKTGTSLKSSLHTIISPQTKLSYSAVWEALKVTDQDPNNSSNVKLLYSGISRSKSLNGGNSGNWNREHVWAQSHGDFGTSAGPGTDLHHLRPEDVTVNAIRGNLDFDNGGSSFTNSGGSLYDSNSFEPRDAVKGDVARMILYMAVRYEGDDGWPNLEPNDSVNNGGTRYHGRLSVLKAWNDEDPPDAFEERRNQVIYDTYQKNRNPFIDHPEWVEAIW, encoded by the coding sequence ATGCCCGCTGCGCGGATACGCAGTTGGAAGACGGTCGCCCTCGCGACGTCGGCCGTGCTCGTCGGTCTCGTCCTGCCGACGGCCACCGCCACCCCCGCCTCGGCGACGACGACCGCGTACGACAGCACGTACTACAAGAACGCGATCGGCAAGACCGGTACGAGCCTCAAGTCCTCTCTGCACACGATCATCAGCCCCCAGACGAAGCTGTCGTACTCGGCCGTCTGGGAGGCCTTGAAGGTCACCGACCAGGACCCGAACAACAGCAGCAACGTCAAGCTGCTGTACAGCGGCATCTCGCGCAGCAAGTCCCTCAACGGCGGCAACTCCGGCAACTGGAACCGCGAGCACGTGTGGGCCCAGTCCCACGGCGACTTCGGCACCTCCGCCGGCCCGGGCACCGACCTGCACCACCTCCGCCCCGAGGACGTGACGGTCAACGCCATCCGCGGCAACCTGGACTTCGACAACGGCGGCAGCAGCTTCACCAACAGCGGTGGCAGCCTCTACGACTCGAACTCCTTCGAGCCCCGCGACGCGGTCAAGGGCGATGTGGCCCGCATGATCCTGTACATGGCCGTCCGCTACGAGGGCGACGACGGCTGGCCCAACCTGGAGCCCAACGACTCCGTCAACAACGGCGGCACCCGTTACCACGGCCGCCTCTCCGTACTGAAGGCCTGGAACGACGAGGACCCGCCGGACGCCTTCGAGGAGCGCCGCAACCAGGTCATCTACGACACCTACCAGAAGAACCGCAACCCGTTCATCGACCACCCCGAGTGGGTCGAGGCGATCTGGTAG
- a CDS encoding DUF4180 domain-containing protein, with translation MTTTLQTIHDVPVLMCASDGEPIARESDALDLIGNAGYQGAAWVVVPVERFDETFFQLRTRVAGDIIQKFVQYSVGLAVVGDISRHTTASSALRDFVRECNRNRQTWFLADVDELRERLKG, from the coding sequence ATGACCACCACCCTGCAGACGATCCACGACGTGCCCGTTCTGATGTGCGCCTCCGACGGCGAGCCGATCGCCCGCGAGAGCGACGCCCTGGATCTCATCGGCAACGCCGGGTACCAGGGCGCCGCATGGGTGGTCGTCCCCGTCGAACGGTTCGACGAGACGTTCTTCCAACTGCGCACCCGCGTCGCCGGCGACATCATCCAGAAGTTCGTCCAGTACAGCGTCGGCCTGGCCGTCGTCGGCGACATCTCCCGCCACACGACGGCCAGTTCGGCCCTGCGCGACTTCGTCCGCGAGTGCAACCGCAACCGTCAGACGTGGTTCCTGGCCGACGTCGACGAACTGCGGGAGCGCCTGAAGGGCTGA